The Acidobacteriota bacterium sequence TGAGCCGTCAGGAAGCAAGAGACCTGGCTCTCAGCAATCCCAACACTTTCCTCCGGGTCAATAAGGCAGAACTGGAGTTTGACGACGCCGTAGATCCGTACAGCGAGACGGTCTACCTGCGGGGGAAGGAAAACCTGGAGAGGCTGATCCGGGACGGTGTCATGATCCGTGATCCCCGGCCGGCCTTCTATCTGTATCGTCTCACCTGGCGCGGTGCCGGCCAGATCGGTCTGGTTGCCCTGACGTCGGTGGCCGAGTACGACGCCGGCAAGATCAAGAAGCATGAAAATACGCGACCCGAGAAGGTGCGTGACCGGGCCAACCACATAGAGTACCTGCAGGCTCAGGTCGGCCCCGTGTTTTCAACCTTTCGGCACGACCCGAGCGTTGACGCCCTCTTCAAGAAGATCACTGCCGCCCCGCCCGAAACTGATTTTACCGGCCGGGACGGTGTTCGACATGAGCTCTGGGTTGTCGATGACGGCGGTCTTATCGATGAGATCACGGCAGCGTTCGCTCGGCTGGACTGCCTGTATATCGCCGATGGTCACCATCGCAGCCAGTCCGCTTCCGAGGTATGCCGACGGATGGCCGAGAAAAATCCCCGGCACAGCGGTCAGGAAGTGTTCAACTTCTTTCTTAACGTGCTGTTTGCGGACAGCGAACTCCGCATCCTGCCGTATAACCGGGTTGTCAGGGATCTCAACGGAATGTCACCGAAGGAGATCCTCCGGCGCGCCGGTGAAAAATTCGACGTGACGGCGCAACAGAGTGCCGTCGACCCGGACCGCCCGCATCAGTTCGGAGTTTACCTTGACGGGAACTGGTATCTTCTGGAGGCTCGACCGGGCAGTTTCGACGACGCGCATCCGACCCGTTCGCTCGACGCCTCCATTCTGGCTGAGAATCTCCTCGCACCCGTGTTCGGCGTCACTGACCCGCGCACCGACAAACGCATCGATTTCATCGGCGGTATTCGTGGTGTCGGCGAGCTGGTCAGGATAGTGGATTCCGGAGAGTACAAGGTTGCCTTTTCTTTATATCCGACTTCAATTGCACAGTTGCTGAAGGTCGCGGATGCCGGTGAAGTCATGCCGCCCAAGTCGACATGGTTTGAGCCCAAGCTGCGCAGCGGCATGGTGGTTAACCCGTTAACCGATTAACAAGATAAAGGACACCGATATGCTTATTCTCATCAGTGATGCCTTTGATCCGGGCCTGCCCGGTCAGCTGGCCAGGTTTGGCGAGGTGACCGACGACAAGGGCCGGGTGCCCGAGGCCGAGATTGTCCTCGTCCGGAGCAAAACGAAAGTGACCAGGGAGTACATTGACTCGGCGCCTAAACTCAAACTGGTCATTCGCGGCGGCGTCGGCCTGGACAACGTCGATCTTGAGTACGCGAGGCAGAAGGGGATAGAGGTGTACAACACGCCGGCGGCGTCATCCGTCGCCGTGGCCGAACTGGCCTTTGCGCTCATGATTGCGCTGCCGAACAACATCACCCGGGCGGACAGTTCCATGCGTGACGGCAAATGGCTCAAGAAGGAACTGACGCGCACCGAGTTGATGGGCAAGACGCTGGCTGTTCTCGGGATGGGCCGGATCGGCTCGGCCCTGGCGGCTCGTGCCCAGGCGTTCCACATGAGAGTGCTCGGCTACGACCCGTTCGTGTACTTCTCCGACCTGGCCGAGATGAGAGGCGACCTGAGCAGCGTCCTGAGGGAGGCCGACTACGTCTCGCTGCACATGCCGCTGACGGCCGAGACGAAGGGGTTCATCAACAAGAAGACGCTGGCGGACTTCAAGGACGGCGCGTACCTGATCAATACCGGTCGGGGTAAGTGCGTGGCGGAGGAGGACGTCGCCGAGGCCCTCAAGAGCGGCAAGCTCGGTGGCTTTGCCAACGACGTCTGGTTTTCCGATCCCCCGGACTGGGACAGCCCGCTTCTGAAGGCGCCCAATTGCATTCTCACGCCCCATCTCGGTGCCTCCTCAAGGGAGAATCTGCTCCGAATCGGCGCCATCGTGGAACAGATTATAGCGAATTTCGTCGCGTAGAAGTTACCGGTTGTGGCCCTAATGTAAACAGAGGATAACGAGGCAAGACCATGGCTCACAGGATATTCAACTTTAACCCGGGACCATCCACTCTTCCGCTGGATGTCCTGAAGATCGTACAGGAAGAACTGCTGGATTATCAGGGTACGGGCATGTCCGTGATGGAGATATCGCATCGCTCGCCCCAGTACTCGGAAATCAACACCGATGCCGCTGCCCTGCTGCTTGAGGTGATGGGTCTCTCCAGCAAGTACAAGGTGCTGTTTCTTGGCGGCGGCGCCTCGACGCAGTTCGCAATGATTCCGCTCAACTTTCTTCCGGCCGGCAAAACCGCCGCCTACGTCGACACCGGTTCCTGGGCCTCGAAGGCCATCAAGGAGGCCAAAATCGTCGGCAACGTGCACCTGGCCGCCTCCTCCAAGGAGCAGAAGTATACGCGCATCCCCAAACCGTCGGAAATCGATATCCCGTCCGATGCCGCGTACCTGCACCTGACGTCAAACAACACCATCTACGGTACCCAGTATCACGAGTGGCCCGACCTCGCCGGCGTGCCCCTGATGTGCGACATGTCCTCGGACATATGCTCCCGGCGGCTGGACTTCAGCAAGTTCTCGCTGATCTATGCCGGCGCCCAGAAGAACCTCGGTCCGGCCGGGGTGACGGCCGTCATTGTCCACGAGAGCCTGCGGGAGCGCTGCAAGGACGGTAATCTGACCATGCTCGACTACCGCACCCACTGGGAGAAGGACTCCCTGTTCAACACCCCGCCCGTGTTCGGCGTGTACGTCGTGAAACTGGTCCTGGAGTGGATCAAGAAGCAGGGCGGGCTGGAGGCTGTCGAGAAGGTCAACGTGGCCAAGAAGAGCCGCATTTATGACCTGCTGGATCGTTACCCGGACTACTACCGGGGAACGGTCGAGCCGGACAGCCGGAGTTGGATGAACCTGACGTTCCGCCTTCCGAGCGAGGACCTGGAGAAGAAGTTCATCGCCGAAGCGACGGCGGCGGGCATGGGCGGACTTAAGGGGCATCGCAGCGTGGGTGGTGTTCGTGTCTCTCTTTACAACGCGATGCCGCTTAAGGGAGTTGAGAAGC is a genomic window containing:
- the serC gene encoding 3-phosphoserine/phosphohydroxythreonine transaminase; translated protein: MAHRIFNFNPGPSTLPLDVLKIVQEELLDYQGTGMSVMEISHRSPQYSEINTDAAALLLEVMGLSSKYKVLFLGGGASTQFAMIPLNFLPAGKTAAYVDTGSWASKAIKEAKIVGNVHLAASSKEQKYTRIPKPSEIDIPSDAAYLHLTSNNTIYGTQYHEWPDLAGVPLMCDMSSDICSRRLDFSKFSLIYAGAQKNLGPAGVTAVIVHESLRERCKDGNLTMLDYRTHWEKDSLFNTPPVFGVYVVKLVLEWIKKQGGLEAVEKVNVAKKSRIYDLLDRYPDYYRGTVEPDSRSWMNLTFRLPSEDLEKKFIAEATAAGMGGLKGHRSVGGVRVSLYNAMPLKGVEKLAEFMEAFKKAN
- a CDS encoding DUF1015 family protein, with the translated sequence MTLVRPFRGLRPRPDAAQEVASPPYDVLSRQEARDLALSNPNTFLRVNKAELEFDDAVDPYSETVYLRGKENLERLIRDGVMIRDPRPAFYLYRLTWRGAGQIGLVALTSVAEYDAGKIKKHENTRPEKVRDRANHIEYLQAQVGPVFSTFRHDPSVDALFKKITAAPPETDFTGRDGVRHELWVVDDGGLIDEITAAFARLDCLYIADGHHRSQSASEVCRRMAEKNPRHSGQEVFNFFLNVLFADSELRILPYNRVVRDLNGMSPKEILRRAGEKFDVTAQQSAVDPDRPHQFGVYLDGNWYLLEARPGSFDDAHPTRSLDASILAENLLAPVFGVTDPRTDKRIDFIGGIRGVGELVRIVDSGEYKVAFSLYPTSIAQLLKVADAGEVMPPKSTWFEPKLRSGMVVNPLTD
- a CDS encoding hydroxyacid dehydrogenase is translated as MLILISDAFDPGLPGQLARFGEVTDDKGRVPEAEIVLVRSKTKVTREYIDSAPKLKLVIRGGVGLDNVDLEYARQKGIEVYNTPAASSVAVAELAFALMIALPNNITRADSSMRDGKWLKKELTRTELMGKTLAVLGMGRIGSALAARAQAFHMRVLGYDPFVYFSDLAEMRGDLSSVLREADYVSLHMPLTAETKGFINKKTLADFKDGAYLINTGRGKCVAEEDVAEALKSGKLGGFANDVWFSDPPDWDSPLLKAPNCILTPHLGASSRENLLRIGAIVEQIIANFVA